Proteins found in one Salvia splendens isolate huo1 chromosome 10, SspV2, whole genome shotgun sequence genomic segment:
- the LOC121751152 gene encoding uncharacterized protein LOC121751152, with protein MLVRIIIVWSLRILNANMESGHTLRRKGMANRSGLKVYEPVGWELKPIGRDSDHISNCLGEIVEAFCLPLAANSGLEAEMKALLEGILRAKSYGRHLWMETNAEILCSILDKGHILGRQRRDTP; from the exons ATGCTTGTAAGAATTATAATAGTTTGGAGCTTGAGAATCCTAAATGCTAACATGGAAAGTGGACATACACTGAGGAGAAAAG GTATGGCCAATAGAAGTGGACTTAAAGTTTATGAACCAGTTGGGTGGGAATTGAAGCCAATTGGCAGA gATAGTGATCATATATCCAACTGCCTTGGTGAAATTGTGGAGGCTTTCTGTTTGCCGCTAGCTGCAAACTCAGGGCTGGAAGCTGAGATGAAGGCTCTGTTGGAAGGTATCCTGAGGGCTAAGAGCTATGGTAGGCATTTATGGATGGAAACGAATGCAGAAATATTGTGTTCAATCCTAGATAAGGGTCACATCTTGGGCCGGCAGAGACGAGACACACCATGA